The Candidatus Acidiferrales bacterium genome includes a region encoding these proteins:
- a CDS encoding glycosyltransferase family 2 protein, giving the protein MSDSYQKTNEFKVRQHGNMPERDRPPRRIDISIVVPLYNEEQSLMPLSLSIRDALDRMNYTYEVIFVDDGSTDNSLRVLKDIHRKNRRYKFISFRKNYGKSAALSVGFQHSLGRIIVTMDADLQDDPNEIPHLVEKLESGYDLVNGWKRKRHDPISKTIPSRFFNFTTSLLTGIRLRDFNSGLKAYKREVVQDIKVYGEMHRFLPVMAQWAGYRIAEIPVIHHPRKYGKTKFGLNRFWHGLLDLITVLFTTRYSKRPLHFFGVMGLLTSLLGFAIDLELTIEWLMGKTAISNRPLFTVGIVLIIVGIQFVSIGLLGEMVTRTNVSEEYSIKEKVFN; this is encoded by the coding sequence ATGAGTGACAGCTACCAAAAAACAAATGAATTCAAAGTCCGTCAACACGGAAATATGCCTGAGCGGGACAGGCCGCCGAGAAGGATCGATATTTCAATCGTAGTTCCCCTATATAACGAGGAACAATCGTTGATGCCGCTTTCACTATCAATCAGAGATGCACTTGACCGGATGAACTATACTTATGAGGTGATTTTTGTCGATGACGGCTCGACGGACAATTCCTTAAGAGTTTTGAAAGACATACACCGGAAAAACCGCCGGTACAAGTTCATAAGTTTTCGTAAAAATTATGGCAAGTCCGCCGCGCTGTCGGTAGGATTTCAACACTCTCTCGGCCGAATTATTGTTACGATGGATGCGGATCTCCAGGATGATCCGAATGAGATACCGCATCTCGTAGAAAAATTAGAAAGCGGATATGATCTTGTAAATGGTTGGAAAAGAAAGCGGCATGATCCCATTTCAAAAACGATTCCATCCAGGTTTTTTAATTTTACGACATCGCTTCTTACCGGCATAAGACTTCGTGACTTCAACTCCGGGCTGAAAGCTTACAAACGCGAAGTAGTGCAGGATATAAAGGTCTATGGTGAGATGCACAGATTCTTGCCGGTCATGGCTCAATGGGCAGGGTATAGAATCGCAGAAATTCCGGTGATCCATCATCCGCGCAAATATGGCAAAACTAAATTTGGACTGAACAGGTTTTGGCACGGGCTTCTCGATCTGATTACGGTTCTCTTCACCACTCGATACAGCAAACGTCCCCTTCATTTTTTTGGAGTGATGGGTTTGCTGACCTCTCTTTTGGGATTTGCAATTGATCTCGAGTTGACGATAGAGTGGCTGATGGGGAAGACCGCGATCAGCAACCGTCCGCTGTTCACTGTCGGAATTGTCCTGATTATCGTGGGGATTCAGTTCGTGTCTATCGGGCTGCTCGGTGAGATGGTTACGCGAACCAATGTTAGCGAAGAATACTCGATCAAAGAAAAAGTATTCAACTGA
- a CDS encoding YfhO family protein — MAQKDKRQRLNKASIAQEKSLLPERYETPFFIILILVLLVVFFNKAFFEGKVFVSPDVISPMSFQTYLQEASNEHIFPLWIPYVFSGMPSFASLMIAGTRAYDLTNYLFGEIIRTLSIATGNIDVAWAVLFYFFFGTGVFVLLRRLGIGKFAAFFAATATVFTMNIIIWIMVGHGTKIITISFFPYIFIFIIELSKKFRWSYFIALIIAIHLMLEGSHVQMIYYTLLTLGLYYLYNFVVSLFKKENLRSLTRNAAILIAAGVIAFAMSSDKYMSILEYSKYSIRGSQPIVQTSNEAAQSGAGLSYDYATSWSFSPGELTTFFVPSFYGFGDYTYNGPLSSNQDVRVNTYFGQMPFTVAPEYMGVITIILAIIGFVANRKNRFVQFSLFTIIVTLLLSFGNTFSVLFDLMFYHFPYFNRFRSPSMILVLVQIFIPILAAYGIDSMIKARENADKQFARRIFISGSVFAGLLLLSLTLNGSIKDFYYGIIDSSRKVSQQAYPILFDNMVSDLYVSLLICTATCGIIYLYLTGKLKTVTALGALTLVLLVDLWRVDAKPMEYSDKAGLEQQFTKPDFVSFIQRDTTLYRVIQFHNFQPEYSNTLAYFQLQNAYGYTGAKLRNYQDMMDVAGITNPNVLRLLGVKYVISDKPDSLLGRIVFHGSQFVLQNDNALPRAFFVNNCKVASALTTLQSLRDGTFDPSKTVYLQTDPHIQIDAPGTDARVRFSDYELQSMAMQVNATGNNFLVLSEIYYPKGWEATIDGEPAEIYQSDYFLRGILIPRGNHTVSLVFHPTIYYAGRSVSLVTNIVLVLGLVGTGFTLLLRKRKKTPAEAR; from the coding sequence ATGGCACAAAAAGACAAAAGGCAAAGACTCAACAAGGCATCTATTGCTCAGGAAAAATCACTGCTCCCTGAAAGATACGAAACACCATTTTTCATAATTCTGATTCTCGTTCTGCTCGTCGTGTTTTTCAATAAGGCTTTCTTCGAAGGGAAGGTGTTCGTCAGCCCGGACGTCATTTCACCAATGAGCTTCCAGACCTACCTGCAGGAGGCAAGCAATGAGCACATCTTCCCGCTCTGGATACCTTATGTTTTCAGCGGAATGCCTTCGTTCGCGAGCCTCATGATAGCGGGAACGCGCGCATACGACCTCACGAACTATCTTTTCGGCGAGATAATAAGGACACTCTCCATCGCGACCGGCAATATTGATGTTGCATGGGCGGTGCTCTTCTATTTCTTCTTTGGTACCGGAGTTTTTGTTTTACTGAGGCGATTGGGAATCGGAAAGTTCGCGGCTTTCTTTGCCGCCACCGCAACAGTTTTCACTATGAACATCATAATTTGGATCATGGTGGGACATGGCACGAAAATAATAACCATCTCGTTCTTTCCGTACATCTTTATCTTCATCATTGAACTTTCGAAAAAATTCAGATGGTCTTACTTTATCGCTCTCATCATCGCAATTCACCTGATGCTCGAAGGCTCGCATGTCCAGATGATATACTATACACTTTTGACTTTAGGCTTGTATTACCTATATAATTTTGTGGTGTCTCTCTTCAAAAAAGAAAATCTGCGGAGTCTCACGAGAAATGCCGCCATCCTTATTGCGGCAGGAGTTATCGCGTTTGCAATGTCTTCGGATAAGTACATGTCGATACTCGAGTACAGTAAATATTCCATCCGCGGCTCCCAGCCGATTGTTCAGACCTCGAACGAAGCCGCTCAAAGTGGAGCCGGGCTCAGCTATGATTACGCTACCAGCTGGTCGTTCAGTCCGGGAGAGTTGACAACATTCTTCGTGCCTTCGTTTTACGGGTTCGGCGACTACACTTATAATGGTCCACTTTCCAGCAACCAGGATGTGAGAGTCAACACGTATTTCGGGCAGATGCCATTTACGGTTGCCCCTGAATACATGGGAGTGATCACGATAATTCTCGCGATAATCGGGTTTGTGGCGAACAGGAAGAACAGGTTCGTCCAGTTTTCACTCTTCACCATAATTGTGACTTTGCTTCTTTCTTTTGGAAATACATTTTCGGTCCTTTTCGACTTGATGTTTTATCACTTCCCTTATTTCAACCGCTTCCGATCTCCAAGCATGATACTGGTACTGGTGCAGATATTTATCCCGATCCTTGCGGCTTACGGAATCGATTCGATGATCAAAGCAAGAGAGAATGCGGACAAACAGTTTGCAAGGAGAATTTTTATTTCGGGAAGCGTCTTCGCCGGACTTTTACTCTTGAGCCTCACATTGAACGGCAGCATCAAAGACTTTTATTACGGCATAATCGATTCCAGCCGCAAGGTATCGCAGCAGGCGTATCCAATTCTGTTCGATAACATGGTGAGTGACCTTTATGTTTCGCTGCTGATCTGCACTGCCACGTGCGGCATAATCTATTTGTACTTAACGGGAAAGCTGAAAACGGTGACTGCCTTGGGGGCACTGACCCTCGTCCTGCTTGTCGATCTCTGGCGAGTGGATGCAAAACCGATGGAGTACAGCGACAAGGCCGGATTGGAACAGCAGTTTACAAAACCCGATTTTGTGTCATTTATCCAGCGCGACACTACGCTGTACAGGGTCATTCAATTCCATAACTTTCAACCGGAGTATTCAAACACGCTGGCCTACTTCCAGCTGCAGAATGCCTATGGATATACCGGAGCAAAGCTAAGGAATTACCAGGACATGATGGACGTGGCGGGAATAACAAATCCGAATGTCCTGCGCTTGCTCGGGGTAAAATACGTCATCTCCGACAAACCGGACAGTTTATTAGGACGAATCGTATTTCATGGTTCGCAATTTGTTCTGCAAAATGACAATGCATTACCGCGGGCGTTCTTTGTCAATAACTGCAAAGTCGCCTCCGCACTCACGACCCTCCAGTCGCTGCGTGACGGGACATTCGATCCGTCAAAAACGGTTTACCTCCAAACTGACCCGCATATTCAAATTGATGCGCCCGGCACGGATGCGAGAGTAAGATTTTCAGATTATGAATTGCAGTCCATGGCAATGCAGGTAAATGCCACCGGAAACAATTTCCTTGTGTTGAGCGAAATTTACTATCCGAAAGGGTGGGAAGCCACGATTGATGGCGAGCCGGCGGAAATTTATCAGAGCGATTATTTCTTGAGAGGAATATTGATCCCGAGGGGGAATCACACGGTGAGTCTGGTTTTCCATCCGACAATTTATTACGCCGGACGCAGTGTAAGCCTCGTGACAAATATTGTATTGGTTCTCGGATTGGTGGGGACCGGTTTCACGCTTCTATTAAGGAAGAGGAAGAAGACCCCGGCAGAGGCCCGATAG
- a CDS encoding glycosyltransferase family 9 protein produces MRYFLKILGKVIGKYALPTKLDRVRRILVVDLNYIGDMLFSSPVYKALKDNLPNVTVDALVYPFTAEILSTNPYVDRIHSIPKTYLLRQLSTLFRLRAEKFDLVLQLNTSLRTNFLMWIIGGRYRLGYDYRNRGCFNNIRVSIPTRTAQTRYRIDECVELFEQAFGWKIIEREMIFPVTAEYKERVSELLHKCNVSASDLLVGIQSNCRETWKERRWEQTKFAALANELVNHYKAKVVFTGSKNDIDYVNAIMEKVKPQNEVISLVGKTTLLELAALFQRMDVFISVNTGPMQIAISQRTPTIALMGVTPPIVTYPMNIPIFQYVWTGSERTESQLKVDPKDSTLMKSIEVSDVLKKLDYLLELQKKNRLDQNIP; encoded by the coding sequence ATGAGATACTTTCTAAAAATATTGGGAAAAGTTATCGGCAAATATGCTCTGCCGACGAAACTCGATCGCGTTCGCAGAATTCTTGTGGTTGACCTTAACTACATAGGTGACATGCTCTTCTCGTCACCGGTTTATAAGGCATTGAAAGACAATCTTCCAAATGTGACGGTAGATGCTCTCGTATATCCATTTACTGCAGAAATACTTTCTACTAATCCTTATGTCGACCGTATTCACAGTATACCCAAAACATATTTGCTGCGACAACTGAGCACACTCTTTCGACTCCGAGCCGAGAAGTTCGACTTGGTGCTTCAACTCAACACATCGCTTAGAACAAATTTCCTTATGTGGATTATCGGCGGCAGGTATCGACTCGGTTATGACTATCGCAACAGGGGCTGCTTCAACAATATTCGTGTGTCAATACCGACGCGGACAGCCCAAACGCGTTATCGAATTGATGAATGCGTAGAGCTTTTCGAGCAAGCGTTTGGGTGGAAAATAATTGAGCGTGAGATGATCTTCCCCGTTACGGCCGAATACAAAGAGAGAGTATCAGAATTGCTGCACAAGTGCAATGTATCTGCCTCAGATCTTTTGGTCGGTATTCAATCAAACTGCCGCGAAACGTGGAAGGAGCGGAGATGGGAACAAACAAAGTTTGCCGCGCTAGCAAACGAACTAGTCAATCACTACAAAGCCAAGGTTGTTTTCACAGGTTCTAAGAATGACATTGACTATGTTAACGCCATCATGGAAAAAGTGAAACCGCAAAATGAAGTCATAAGTCTAGTTGGCAAAACCACTTTACTGGAACTGGCCGCATTGTTTCAGCGGATGGATGTCTTCATTTCGGTCAACACCGGCCCGATGCAGATTGCCATTTCACAACGTACACCAACCATCGCTCTGATGGGCGTGACTCCTCCCATCGTCACATACCCCATGAATATTCCGATATTCCAATATGTCTGGACAGGCAGCGAAAGGACAGAAAGTCAACTGAAAGTCGATCCCAAAGATTCGACGCTTATGAAATCAATCGAAGTAAGCGATGTCTTGAAGAAGCTGGATTATCTACTTGAATTACAAAAAAAGAATCGTTTGGACCAAAATATACCGTAA
- a CDS encoding glycosyltransferase family 9 protein: MYGPRYYIRVLFYFTYDFAFLLWRKVSEKKSGTGNPEKRPEMLIVRLDAIGDYVLFRNFLNSIRHSNRFSGHRITLCGNEVWKDLALDLDSGSVDDFIWINRREFKSSLSYRWSILSAIRAKDYDVVVQPVMSREFLYGDPVVRLARAREKIGATGDTVASSFIAKFISDRFYHKLIPSLPRTTFEFMRNKSFIESLLDETINVEHTSIQLTSGPMKVTLPPTNYMVVFPGAGRKWRRWSPENFALVARHGCEKYNFGVALAGSGADRPYTNEVASRLKDFQVLDYTGKLSLVELACLLSSASLALVNDTGALHIAVAVGCPVVCVSNGNSYLRFVPYPETWGVPARFVFHPSLLRKIERSRKPFLPSSEWSKLDINRIEPQNVIEVVDELLQVTRNK; encoded by the coding sequence ATGTATGGTCCGAGATACTATATCAGGGTTCTGTTCTACTTCACCTATGACTTCGCCTTCCTGTTGTGGAGAAAAGTTTCCGAGAAAAAAAGCGGAACTGGCAATCCCGAAAAGCGGCCGGAGATGCTCATTGTGAGACTGGATGCCATCGGAGACTATGTCCTCTTCAGAAATTTCCTGAATTCCATAAGACACAGCAATAGGTTCAGTGGCCATAGAATAACCTTATGCGGAAATGAAGTATGGAAAGACTTGGCCCTGGATCTAGACTCGGGTTCAGTTGATGATTTCATCTGGATAAACCGCAGGGAGTTTAAAAGTTCTCTTTCCTATCGATGGTCCATCTTGTCAGCAATTCGGGCAAAAGACTATGATGTAGTGGTGCAGCCAGTCATGTCGCGAGAATTCTTGTATGGCGACCCGGTCGTCAGACTTGCCAGGGCGCGGGAGAAAATTGGAGCAACCGGGGACACTGTCGCTTCTTCGTTTATAGCCAAGTTCATTTCCGATAGATTTTATCATAAACTGATTCCTTCTCTTCCCCGCACCACGTTTGAGTTTATGAGGAACAAAAGCTTTATTGAAAGTCTTTTGGATGAAACGATTAACGTTGAGCACACCAGCATTCAGTTAACGAGCGGGCCGATGAAGGTTACGCTTCCCCCGACCAATTACATGGTGGTCTTTCCTGGAGCTGGGAGAAAATGGAGAAGGTGGTCCCCGGAGAATTTTGCCTTAGTTGCCCGTCATGGTTGTGAAAAATACAATTTCGGGGTTGCGTTGGCCGGCTCGGGGGCGGACCGCCCGTATACAAACGAAGTCGCGTCAAGACTAAAAGATTTTCAAGTACTGGACTACACCGGCAAACTATCCTTAGTTGAGCTGGCGTGCCTCCTCTCGAGTGCATCACTCGCCCTCGTTAACGATACCGGGGCACTGCATATCGCGGTGGCCGTTGGATGTCCTGTAGTATGCGTGTCAAACGGGAATAGTTACTTGCGGTTCGTGCCGTACCCTGAAACGTGGGGAGTGCCAGCCCGGTTTGTTTTCCATCCTTCCCTCCTACGAAAGATTGAAAGGTCACGAAAACCTTTTTTGCCCTCCTCCGAATGGTCTAAATTGGATATCAACCGAATAGAGCCGCAAAATGTAATTGAAGTTGTGGACGAACTGTTGCAAGTGACGCGAAATAAATGA
- a CDS encoding class I SAM-dependent methyltransferase, translating to MRYEPIKEKIGSAIGTNHTMRKLYYFGLGIMLLRSWHVKREIRRIFKTDGFTDVLDAGCGPGEYSYYLAKKFSAKVTGVDIIQSEVDRCNRFAQDQKLSNAKFVVADLSSNALPGMFDYKFDLIVSVDVMEHIKDDAAVFKNFSSVLREGGKVIISTPSAGTNHGEEHSTNLESESFIDEHFRDGYSPQDISEKLKAANLKVERIIFTYGFGGNIYWKLVMKAPITLLNKSSVYFLLLPFYYIITFPVSLLFMALDYFLPPKGGGGLLVVACKAHEGEKIKV from the coding sequence ATGAGATACGAGCCAATTAAAGAAAAGATAGGATCGGCGATAGGCACCAATCACACGATGAGGAAATTATACTATTTTGGGCTCGGTATTATGCTGTTGCGATCATGGCACGTCAAAAGAGAGATCAGGAGAATATTTAAAACAGATGGCTTCACGGACGTCCTCGACGCCGGGTGCGGACCCGGAGAATATTCATACTATCTTGCAAAAAAATTTAGTGCCAAGGTCACGGGTGTCGATATCATTCAATCCGAGGTTGACAGGTGCAATCGTTTTGCTCAAGATCAGAAATTGTCAAATGCAAAATTTGTCGTCGCCGACCTGTCATCAAACGCCTTACCGGGAATGTTCGATTATAAATTCGACTTGATAGTTTCCGTCGATGTAATGGAACATATCAAAGACGATGCGGCGGTTTTCAAGAATTTCTCCTCGGTCTTGCGCGAAGGAGGCAAAGTGATAATTTCTACTCCGTCGGCCGGCACAAACCACGGAGAGGAACATTCCACAAACTTGGAGTCTGAGAGTTTTATCGATGAACATTTCAGGGACGGATATTCGCCGCAGGATATCTCGGAAAAACTCAAGGCCGCTAATCTCAAGGTTGAAAGAATCATTTTTACTTACGGATTCGGAGGGAATATTTACTGGAAGCTCGTAATGAAGGCACCTATAACCCTTCTGAACAAATCGAGCGTTTATTTTCTTCTTCTTCCGTTTTATTACATTATCACATTTCCTGTCTCGCTCCTTTTCATGGCGCTCGACTATTTCCTTCCCCCAAAAGGCGGCGGCGGCTTATTGGTTGTGGCGTGCAAAGCACACGAAGGTGAAAAGATAAAAGTTTGA
- a CDS encoding glycosyltransferase family 9 protein, whose translation MSPVEKLFVNTDCRHYRGHIPCKPHKLYGVHCAGCDYYDPVRERLLIIKLGALGDVIRTTPLLRKIKSLHPQAEIWWITHAPEFLPDEVDRKLKFEASSLLQIEETEFDFLFSLDKDYEAAALANRVKARVKRGFVLHDGKTYPADDFSYPKYLTGLFDDVNKANTKTYLEEIFELCGLTFGGEKYLLSNFNTEGYKWDLSLPRPVIGLNTGCGGRWTSRLWSEDNWSRVAKTLKSKGYGVLLLGGEQEDARNKSIAAKSGAKYFGYHPLRRFINLVDQVDLVVTGVTMGMHIAIGLSKKIVLINNIFNKHEFELYGLGKIVEPDRECKCFFQPTCVNKDYFCLDHLPCEKVIDAVAEVLKL comes from the coding sequence ATGTCTCCAGTAGAAAAGTTATTCGTAAATACTGACTGCCGTCATTATCGCGGCCACATTCCTTGCAAGCCTCACAAACTATACGGGGTTCATTGTGCCGGCTGCGATTACTACGATCCGGTGCGCGAGCGGTTATTGATCATAAAATTAGGGGCTCTCGGAGACGTAATTCGTACTACTCCTCTGCTAAGAAAAATAAAATCACTTCATCCTCAGGCCGAAATATGGTGGATAACGCACGCGCCTGAATTTCTTCCCGATGAAGTGGACCGCAAGTTGAAGTTCGAAGCGTCCTCTCTGCTTCAAATCGAAGAGACGGAATTTGATTTTCTCTTCAGCCTGGATAAAGATTACGAAGCCGCGGCTCTTGCAAATCGAGTGAAAGCAAGAGTGAAACGAGGTTTCGTTCTCCATGACGGAAAGACTTATCCTGCCGATGATTTCTCTTACCCGAAATATTTGACCGGTCTCTTCGATGATGTCAATAAGGCAAACACAAAAACCTACCTTGAAGAGATATTCGAACTTTGCGGGCTCACTTTTGGAGGGGAGAAGTATCTACTCTCTAATTTCAATACCGAAGGCTACAAATGGGATCTGAGTTTGCCGCGTCCGGTAATCGGTTTGAACACAGGGTGCGGCGGAAGATGGACGAGTCGTTTGTGGAGTGAAGACAATTGGTCACGAGTGGCGAAGACACTGAAGTCAAAAGGATATGGCGTTTTACTCCTCGGCGGTGAGCAGGAAGATGCGCGAAACAAAAGCATAGCGGCGAAAAGCGGTGCGAAATATTTCGGGTACCATCCGTTAAGGCGGTTCATAAATCTTGTCGACCAGGTCGATCTAGTCGTTACGGGCGTCACCATGGGAATGCACATAGCTATAGGACTTAGCAAAAAAATTGTCTTGATAAACAATATATTCAACAAGCACGAATTTGAATTATATGGACTCGGAAAAATCGTGGAGCCGGACAGAGAGTGCAAGTGTTTCTTTCAGCCAACGTGCGTTAACAAAGACTATTTTTGCCTCGACCATTTGCCTTGCGAGAAAGTCATAGATGCTGTCGCCGAGGTGCTGAAATTGTGA
- a CDS encoding glycosyltransferase yields the protein MKIVIIGTAYPLRGGIAHYVSLLCRYLSKHHEVSVVTFKRQYPKFLFPGKSQVEDPVRGKVTDSAAVPGIQVIDTLNPLTWYRAGKIVAKSKPDLIIFKYWMPFFAPAFGVIAKVAKRKSGCKVLFICDNVIPHERMPLDKALTSWLFKKGDSFVVQSKSVERDLLSLVTSPKYKFVPHPVYEIFGKPIEKAEARRKMGIRENENVALFFGYIRKYKGLNVLLDAMKKVLGRINVKLLVVGEFYDDKRNYIRQIVELGLKDNVVVIGDYVPNDEVAKYFSASDVVVLPYVDATQSGIVQIAYNFNRPAITTNVGGLAEVVLNGKTGIVVRPNSADELSDAIAKFFQENLGLKFSEAVAEQKKYYSWDNLVSAIEELAK from the coding sequence ATGAAAATCGTAATCATTGGCACTGCGTATCCTCTCCGTGGTGGAATCGCGCACTATGTTTCTCTCTTATGCCGGTATCTATCCAAACATCACGAAGTCTCGGTCGTCACATTTAAAAGGCAATATCCGAAATTTTTGTTCCCCGGGAAATCGCAGGTAGAGGATCCGGTCCGTGGGAAAGTGACCGATAGCGCTGCGGTGCCGGGCATTCAGGTTATCGATACGCTGAATCCATTAACATGGTACAGAGCGGGCAAAATTGTGGCAAAGTCAAAGCCAGATTTGATAATTTTCAAATACTGGATGCCTTTTTTTGCACCTGCATTCGGCGTCATTGCGAAAGTGGCTAAGAGAAAGTCGGGATGCAAGGTGCTATTCATTTGTGATAATGTAATTCCTCATGAACGTATGCCGCTTGATAAAGCACTCACTTCGTGGCTTTTCAAGAAGGGGGACTCTTTTGTAGTGCAGTCGAAGTCGGTGGAACGGGATTTACTTTCGTTGGTTACATCCCCCAAATATAAATTTGTTCCGCATCCCGTGTATGAAATATTCGGCAAGCCGATTGAGAAAGCGGAAGCGAGACGCAAAATGGGGATCCGCGAGAATGAGAATGTGGCACTTTTCTTCGGATATATCCGGAAATACAAGGGGCTTAATGTTTTACTGGACGCAATGAAGAAAGTTCTGGGGAGAATAAACGTGAAACTTCTGGTGGTCGGTGAATTTTACGACGACAAAAGAAATTATATCCGCCAGATTGTGGAGCTCGGCTTAAAAGATAATGTGGTGGTGATCGGCGATTATGTTCCGAACGACGAAGTAGCGAAATATTTTTCGGCTTCGGACGTCGTGGTCCTGCCATATGTCGACGCAACACAGAGCGGAATCGTACAGATAGCGTACAATTTCAATAGGCCCGCGATAACGACGAACGTCGGCGGACTAGCGGAGGTCGTTTTGAATGGGAAGACGGGTATCGTGGTACGGCCGAATTCTGCGGACGAATTATCGGATGCGATAGCAAAATTTTTTCAGGAGAATCTGGGTTTGAAATTTTCCGAGGCCGTCGCGGAGCAGAAGAAATATTACTCTTGGGACAATCTCGTAAGTGCAATCGAGGAATTAGCAAAGTGA
- a CDS encoding two-component regulator propeller domain-containing protein — MKKVNCAVAVSFALLSFFVMMSDCAFSQTTQWVDFYATNSGLPNNWLEGICVDSSAVGWLGTYGGGLARYDGASWTIYNSSNCGLLSNVVDGVIKDAQGDVWISTLGGGIGKFDGTHWTFYDRSNSGLSEDTTSSLGIDSGNVWISTYGGGVCKFDGTHWTVYNKSNSGLPSDSVIGLVADGNGNMWMGTSGAGLVEFDGTHWTTYNTINSGIPDNVVYHVVIDSAGNKWIGTEYGGAAKFDGTNWTVYNTSNSGLPTNNVNWITIDSHGNKWISDWYGGLVKYNDTTWTVYNTSNSGLPTVQLGTTSIDKYNNKWICTTYGMAIFNENGITRIGLTDVKRTDEIPTSFSLSQNYPNPFNPSTTIDFALPKSAHVLLRVYDILGRVVETLMDTTKPAGYYSVRFDGSGLSSGVYFYSLATQGFNQVKKMILVK, encoded by the coding sequence ATGAAAAAAGTCAATTGTGCTGTTGCCGTGAGCTTCGCGCTTCTTAGCTTTTTTGTTATGATGTCTGATTGTGCCTTTTCGCAGACAACGCAATGGGTGGATTTCTATGCTACGAATTCAGGATTACCAAACAACTGGCTTGAGGGAATTTGTGTGGACAGTTCTGCGGTTGGATGGCTTGGTACTTATGGAGGAGGATTGGCGAGGTATGACGGCGCGAGTTGGACGATATACAACTCAAGTAACTGCGGTCTTTTGAGCAATGTAGTAGATGGGGTTATTAAGGATGCACAAGGGGATGTGTGGATAAGTACGTTGGGAGGAGGAATTGGCAAGTTTGATGGGACGCATTGGACGTTTTATGATAGGAGTAATTCGGGATTATCGGAAGATACTACGAGCAGTTTAGGAATAGATAGTGGGAATGTGTGGATAAGCACATATGGAGGAGGAGTCTGCAAATTTGATGGGACGCACTGGACTGTGTATAACAAGAGCAATTCAGGGCTACCGAGTGACTCTGTGATTGGCCTAGTAGCAGACGGAAATGGGAATATGTGGATGGGAACGAGCGGAGCGGGACTGGTTGAGTTTGATGGCACACACTGGACGACGTATAATACAATTAATTCCGGAATACCGGACAATGTTGTATATCATGTAGTGATAGACAGTGCTGGCAATAAGTGGATCGGAACTGAATACGGAGGCGCAGCTAAGTTCGATGGGACAAACTGGACAGTGTATAACACGAGTAATTCAGGATTGCCGACGAACAATGTCAATTGGATAACGATAGACAGTCACGGTAATAAATGGATAAGCGATTGGTATGGAGGCCTTGTAAAATATAATGACACTACCTGGACGGTGTACAACACGAGTAATTCGGGTCTGCCAACCGTACAACTGGGTACCACAAGCATTGATAAATATAACAACAAGTGGATTTGTACCACCTATGGTATGGCTATCTTTAATGAAAATGGAATAACCAGGATCGGGCTAACAGACGTCAAAAGGACTGATGAGATCCCGACATCGTTTTCCCTATCGCAAAACTATCCGAATCCGTTTAATCCATCGACGACAATCGATTTCGCCTTGCCGAAAAGCGCGCATGTTCTGCTAAGGGTCTATGATATTCTCGGAAGAGTAGTCGAAACACTGATGGATACGACAAAGCCCGCCGGGTACTATTCGGTAAGGTTCGATGGTTCGGGATTATCTAGCGGTGTCTACTTTTACAGCCTGGCGACGCAGGGTTTCAATCAGGTCAAGAAGATGATACTTGTGAAATAA